The following is a genomic window from Nocardioides thalensis.
GCAGGAGCAGGGGTACGGCGAGCGCCAGCGCGGGCGGTCCCCACACCGACCGGTCGGCGACGGCGGCACGCACCACCAGCGCCGCGGCGCCGATCACGACGACGCCCAGGAAGAGGAAGAGCCACCAGGTGCCGGGCGCGACCGCGGTCAGCAGGGTCAGCAGCAACCCGACCCGCCACGCGGCGCGCCAGCGGCGCGCCGGCTCCGGGTCGGCGAAGCCGAGGGCGGCGTGGGCCAGCCACGGCAGCAGGGCGGTGGCGACGACGATGCCCCAGCGGCCGCCCTCGAACGCGCCGGCGACGAGCGGCACGAGCGCGTAGGTCGTGGCGCCCCAGAGCAGCAGCCACCGCGGTGCGCCGTACCTCGTCATCAGCCGGCCGACCACCCGAAGGAACCGCCACGCCCCCCAGAGCGCGAGCGGCGCGGAGACCACCATCAGCACCGACATCGTGGTGACCGGGCCGAGGAGGGTGCCGATCAGGGCGAGCGGGAGCACGTAGGCCGGCGCCGGCACGTCGGAGCCGAACCCGATCGGGTGGTGCGACTCCAGGTGCAGCCGCCACCAGTCGCCGGAGCCGCCGGGCGCGGGCGACAGGGCGCCGCCCGCGACGTCGCCGAAGGCGCCGCGCGCGCCGATGACCAGCGCGACGGCACCGAACGCGAGCGCGACGGCGACCGGGTCGGTGAGGAAGCGGACGAGCCAGCCGTTCTCCTCGAACTCCTCCTCCTCGTCACGGTGCCGCGCGGCGGGCGGGTTCGGGTCGCGCTCGGCGGCCGCGATCCGGCGCCGCTCTGCGACGTCGGCGGCCTGGTTGGTCGCGGCAGCGACGAGGTCGGAGAAGAAGTCGAGGCCGTGCCGGTAGGGCAGCCACCACGGCGCGAGCAGGCGGCGCACCCGGTCGCGGTCGACGCCCCCCGCGGCGCCGTACAGCCGGGCCCGCTCGCGGCGCGCCTCGAGCACCTGCCCGGGACGCCCGAGCACGGAGAGGAGGGCGGCGAGGTCGTCGAGCGCCTCGCCCGGAGAGCGGACGACGAGGAAGCCGATGATGCGCAGCAGGGTGCCGCCGATCAGCCGGAGCACCTGCAGCGGCAGCCAGCCGGCGCGGCCGTTGGCGAGCAGTGTGTAGAGCGCGGCCCGCCGCTCCTGGTAGTGCGTGTGCCGTCCGGTCAGCGCGGTGCGTCGTACGCCGCGGTGCGCGGCTTCCGCGTGGAAGACGACCGCCGCGGGCGCGACCAGCGTGGTGCGGCCGGTCGCGGCGGCGCGCCAGCCGAGGTCGAGGTCGTTGCCGAACATCGGCAGGTGCTCGTCGAACCCGCCGAGCTCGCGCAGCGTCTGGGTGCGCACCAGCATGCCGGCGCTGTTGACGGCGAAGACCTCACGGACCTCGTCGTGCTGGCCCTGGTCGTACTCGCCGCGCTCCAGGCCCGTCTCGCGACGGCCGGTGCCGCTGATCGTCACGCCGAGCTCGAGGAGCCGCCGCAGCGAGGGCCACTCGCGCAGCTTGGGGCCGAGGATCTCGGCTTCGGGCCGCTCGGCGGCGACGGCCAGCAGGTGCGAGAGCGCTTCGGGGTCCGGGGTCGAGTCGTCGTGGAGCAGCCAGACCCACTCGGGCTCGAGCCCCTCGCGCTCGATGGACTCGAGCGCGATGTCGACCGCCTGGGGGAAGGAGGTCGACCCGGAGGCCCGGACGACGGTCGACGGCACGTGGGGGGCGAGC
Proteins encoded in this region:
- a CDS encoding glycosyltransferase family 2 protein — encoded protein: MSGVVVVLVSHDGATWLPTVLEGITGQATPVDAVVAVDTNSLDGSADLIESTLAPHVPSTVVRASGSTSFPQAVDIALESIEREGLEPEWVWLLHDDSTPDPEALSHLLAVAAERPEAEILGPKLREWPSLRRLLELGVTISGTGRRETGLERGEYDQGQHDEVREVFAVNSAGMLVRTQTLRELGGFDEHLPMFGNDLDLGWRAAATGRTTLVAPAAVVFHAEAAHRGVRRTALTGRHTHYQERRAALYTLLANGRAGWLPLQVLRLIGGTLLRIIGFLVVRSPGEALDDLAALLSVLGRPGQVLEARRERARLYGAAGGVDRDRVRRLLAPWWLPYRHGLDFFSDLVAAATNQAADVAERRRIAAAERDPNPPAARHRDEEEEFEENGWLVRFLTDPVAVALAFGAVALVIGARGAFGDVAGGALSPAPGGSGDWWRLHLESHHPIGFGSDVPAPAYVLPLALIGTLLGPVTTMSVLMVVSAPLALWGAWRFLRVVGRLMTRYGAPRWLLLWGATTYALVPLVAGAFEGGRWGIVVATALLPWLAHAALGFADPEPARRWRAAWRVGLLLTLLTAVAPGTWWLFLFLGVVVIGAAALVVRAAVADRSVWGPPALALAVPLLLLLPWWLPALVEGAGAGLLLDVGRWPTEPTEGLDLLLGRLGDLGAPWWFGVVTPVLALAALIPRATRIGVVVCWLVAAAAALVAVPLGLVEVDLTGVAGQQLGVGPVLLVLHGAWVTAVVIAGVNLTDAVLSKAAQAGVVVAGLAAALAPLAGLVWFAVSGGDELQDEPETGIPVYMAQEAETGPEHGILVVRGSVADGLRYEVVRDDGPTVGEDEIAALTDEDGAVTELVRGLASAPSADAVDELRSRGIAYVVLPAPADGGVAARLDATGGLVRASAEDRATRAWELTERPQADSVAGETSWLRVALLAVQLVAVPVVVVLALPTIRRRRA